In Micromonospora sp. LH3U1, one genomic interval encodes:
- a CDS encoding vWA domain-containing protein: MTTVSRTSPGGAPPTVDSMAADPRAVVDALAGCVRPYLIGVRHHSPALAAVLPALLDAAAAEVVCVELPADFQRWLPYLSDPAARAPLALVGSHGEDGPTGFYPFADFSPELAAIRWARQRGVEVVCCDLPLTDPGWSADTIEPATDCDPATDSDSTAGSEPAAGGDPDAGEPVRGPRRSGYAAALSASGTGRDGDDLWDRVVEVRAPGCPPEAVRRASLGVGWAMRTDSASGDGIPARDLARERHMRRVLAEAGADGRRVAAVIGAFHAPALLATPSTDAGPARTASTAGGATQAGSVRSVTTRPGPATKGDGTAITSLVPYAFDLLDSRSGYPAGIRDPRWQQSVFTAAGDPEQIRAAAARAVTDLCRELRSAGHTAGTGEAAETVRLSGDLARLRDLPAPGRGEVLEAVTTVLGQGELLGRGRALAKALEIVLVGAERGRIAPGTPRSGLGPAVEAELTALRLPNPDSPKSREVRLDPLRTELDGRREILLQRLQTCGVGYGEPIAVSGTGDGTALTTRWQLAWTPSVAARLDLVGVRGVTAALAATGTLRDRFRREAADGGPTAAQLLTGLRDAARCDLPELVTDRLELATVVLPGTGTLPELLAALDLLEALRRAHLPGTTADGRARAAELAVVLLDAAVRGLPGLAGSDATADAAALVDLAVRAGEDRIGLRLDEALDHLARAGSPLIQGAALAARVLLDLTGLEVLGTRVAGWIDAATGPDTRRQLHRLLGGLLTAAHPLLQSAPAALDPLLERVERLTDTEFLDRLPALRGGFDVLTPAARDRLLDTVADRLGDRLDLALSVPPEMLARWTAADLAGRAALIARHIPIPGTPSGSADTDTGPDTPIGSADTEPGLDTPAAQLTPTDRWRLLLGRQPDRLPADARRYARALDELYGAGQGEGATDLGQGAGGGGGQEGSFPTAREWANELEALFGTSVREEVIARAAENGRTDVLAELDPAAVRPSMELLTSVLSLAGGLPEGHLAKLRPLVRRLVEELTKQLATQVRPALTGLTNPRPSRRPGGRINLARTLRANLQHTQRLGDGRTVVVPERPVFNTRTRREADWRLVLVVDVSGSMEASVVWSALTAAVLGGVPTLSTHFLAFSTEVVDLTDRVDDPLSLLLEVRVGGGTHIAAGLAHARSLVTVPSRTIVAVVSDFEEGYPLAGLLGEVRTLATSGVHLLGCAALNDRGAPCYSVPVAEQLVAAGMPVAALSPLELARWVGDRIRGGSR, from the coding sequence GTGACGACCGTATCCCGCACGTCGCCCGGTGGGGCTCCGCCGACCGTCGACTCGATGGCGGCCGACCCACGAGCCGTGGTCGACGCCCTCGCCGGTTGCGTCCGGCCGTACCTGATCGGGGTGCGGCATCACAGCCCGGCCCTCGCGGCGGTGCTCCCGGCGCTGCTTGACGCCGCCGCGGCCGAGGTGGTCTGTGTCGAGCTGCCGGCCGATTTCCAGCGCTGGCTGCCGTACCTTTCCGACCCGGCCGCCCGGGCCCCGCTGGCCCTGGTCGGCAGCCACGGCGAGGACGGGCCGACGGGCTTCTACCCGTTCGCCGATTTCTCCCCGGAACTGGCCGCGATCCGCTGGGCCCGACAGCGTGGCGTCGAGGTGGTCTGCTGCGACCTGCCGCTGACCGACCCCGGCTGGAGCGCCGACACCATCGAACCGGCCACCGACTGCGACCCGGCCACCGACTCCGACTCGACCGCCGGGTCCGAGCCGGCCGCCGGGGGCGACCCGGACGCCGGTGAGCCGGTGCGCGGCCCGCGCCGGTCCGGCTACGCCGCCGCCCTCAGCGCCAGCGGCACCGGCCGCGACGGCGACGACCTGTGGGACCGGGTGGTCGAGGTGCGCGCCCCGGGCTGCCCGCCGGAGGCGGTCCGGCGGGCCTCCCTCGGCGTCGGCTGGGCGATGCGTACCGACAGCGCCAGCGGCGACGGCATACCGGCCCGGGACCTGGCCCGCGAGCGACACATGCGCCGGGTGCTGGCCGAGGCCGGCGCGGACGGCCGGCGGGTCGCCGCCGTCATCGGCGCCTTCCACGCCCCGGCCCTGCTCGCCACCCCGTCGACCGACGCCGGCCCCGCCCGGACGGCCAGCACGGCCGGCGGCGCCACCCAGGCCGGTTCGGTCCGGTCCGTGACGACCCGGCCCGGTCCGGCCACCAAGGGCGACGGCACGGCGATCACCTCGCTGGTGCCGTACGCGTTCGACCTGCTCGACTCCCGCTCCGGCTACCCGGCCGGGATCCGTGACCCGCGCTGGCAGCAGTCCGTCTTCACCGCTGCCGGCGACCCCGAACAGATCCGGGCCGCCGCCGCACGGGCGGTCACCGACCTCTGCCGGGAACTCCGCTCGGCCGGTCACACCGCCGGTACCGGCGAGGCCGCCGAGACGGTACGGCTGTCCGGCGACCTGGCCCGACTGCGGGACCTGCCTGCCCCCGGCCGGGGCGAGGTGCTGGAGGCGGTGACCACCGTGCTCGGCCAGGGTGAACTGCTCGGCCGCGGCCGAGCGCTGGCCAAGGCGCTGGAGATTGTGCTGGTCGGTGCCGAACGCGGTCGGATCGCCCCCGGTACGCCGCGGTCCGGCCTCGGTCCCGCCGTCGAGGCGGAACTCACCGCGCTGCGGCTGCCCAACCCGGACAGCCCGAAGTCCCGCGAGGTCCGGCTGGATCCGCTGCGCACCGAGCTGGACGGGCGGCGGGAGATCCTGCTGCAACGCCTGCAGACCTGCGGCGTCGGCTACGGCGAGCCGATCGCGGTCTCCGGCACCGGCGACGGCACCGCCCTGACCACCCGTTGGCAGCTGGCCTGGACGCCGTCCGTGGCGGCCCGGCTGGACCTGGTCGGCGTACGCGGGGTGACCGCGGCGCTGGCCGCGACCGGCACCCTGCGGGACCGGTTCCGCCGGGAGGCCGCCGACGGCGGCCCCACCGCCGCGCAGTTGCTCACCGGGCTGCGCGACGCCGCCCGTTGCGACCTGCCCGAGCTGGTCACCGACCGGCTGGAGCTGGCCACCGTGGTGCTGCCTGGCACCGGCACGCTGCCCGAGCTGCTGGCCGCCCTGGACCTGCTGGAGGCCCTGCGCCGCGCGCATCTGCCCGGCACCACCGCCGACGGCCGGGCCCGGGCCGCCGAGCTGGCCGTCGTGCTGCTGGACGCGGCGGTCCGCGGGCTGCCGGGCCTGGCCGGCAGCGACGCCACCGCCGACGCCGCCGCGCTGGTCGACCTCGCGGTCCGCGCCGGCGAGGATCGGATCGGCCTACGCCTGGACGAGGCCCTCGACCACCTGGCCCGGGCCGGCTCGCCGCTGATCCAGGGCGCCGCCCTGGCCGCCCGGGTGCTGCTCGACCTGACCGGCCTGGAGGTCCTGGGCACCCGGGTGGCCGGCTGGATCGACGCGGCGACCGGACCGGACACCCGGCGGCAGCTGCACCGGCTGCTCGGGGGTCTGCTCACTGCGGCGCATCCGCTGCTGCAGTCCGCCCCGGCCGCGCTGGACCCGCTGCTGGAGCGGGTCGAGCGGCTCACCGACACCGAGTTCCTGGACCGGCTGCCGGCGCTGCGGGGCGGGTTCGACGTGCTCACCCCGGCGGCCCGGGACCGGCTGCTGGACACCGTCGCCGACCGGCTCGGCGATCGGCTCGATCTGGCACTGTCCGTCCCGCCCGAGATGCTGGCCCGCTGGACCGCCGCCGACCTTGCCGGTCGGGCCGCCCTGATCGCCCGCCACATACCGATCCCGGGCACGCCGAGCGGCTCCGCCGACACCGACACCGGCCCGGACACGCCGATCGGCTCGGCCGACACCGAACCCGGCCTGGACACGCCGGCCGCCCAGCTCACCCCCACCGACCGGTGGCGGCTGCTGCTCGGCCGCCAACCCGACCGGTTGCCGGCCGACGCCCGCCGCTACGCCCGCGCCCTGGACGAGCTGTACGGGGCGGGCCAGGGCGAGGGCGCCACCGACCTCGGCCAGGGGGCCGGCGGTGGTGGTGGCCAGGAAGGCTCCTTCCCGACCGCACGCGAGTGGGCCAACGAACTCGAGGCGCTCTTCGGCACCTCGGTACGCGAGGAGGTCATCGCCCGGGCGGCCGAGAACGGCCGTACCGACGTGCTCGCCGAGCTCGACCCGGCCGCGGTACGCCCCTCGATGGAGCTGCTGACCTCGGTGCTGTCACTGGCCGGCGGACTGCCCGAGGGGCACCTGGCCAAGCTGCGGCCACTGGTCCGGCGGCTGGTCGAGGAGCTGACCAAGCAGTTGGCCACCCAGGTGCGTCCGGCGCTGACCGGGCTGACCAACCCGCGTCCGTCCCGCCGTCCCGGTGGCCGGATCAACCTCGCCCGTACGCTGCGGGCGAACCTGCAGCACACCCAGCGGCTCGGCGACGGCCGGACGGTCGTGGTGCCGGAACGCCCGGTCTTCAACACCCGGACCCGCAGGGAGGCCGACTGGCGGCTGGTGCTGGTGGTCGACGTGTCCGGCTCGATGGAGGCGTCGGTGGTGTGGTCGGCGTTGACGGCCGCCGTGCTGGGCGGGGTGCCGACCCTGTCCACCCACTTCCTCGCCTTCTCCACCGAGGTGGTCGACCTGACCGACCGGGTCGACGACCCACTGTCGCTGCTGCTGGAGGTGCGCGTCGGCGGCGGTACGCACATCGCCGCCGGGCTGGCCCACGCCCGCTCGCTGGTGACCGTGCCGAGCCGCACCATCGTGGCGGTGGTCAGCGACTTCGAGGAGGGCTACCCACTGGCCGGGCTGCTCGGCGAGGTCCGCACCCTGGCCACGTCCGGTGTGCATCTGCTCGGCTGCGCCGCGCTGAACGACCGGGGCGCGCCCTGCTATTCGGTACCGGTCGCCGAGCAGCTCGTCGCGGCCGGGATGCCGGTCGCCGCTCTCAGCCCGCTCGAACTCGCCCGCTGGGTGGGCGATCGCATTCGCGGAGGATCACGTTGA